A portion of the Megalobrama amblycephala isolate DHTTF-2021 linkage group LG23, ASM1881202v1, whole genome shotgun sequence genome contains these proteins:
- the atp1b4 gene encoding protein ATP1B4 isoform X2: MEVEQEGLVEHQPLEQDDLNFEKWKPKPKPKRTLHEKIDDLKTYLWNAETKEFMGRSGKSWSLILLFYSALYIFLAAMFAGCMCCLMWSISPYSPTYNDRVMPPGMTMSPHVDVAHGFDIAFNASDQKSWKKYAKALEAHLKPYDDRVQDRRNIPCQENTYFTQDGLEESAERKACQFKRSWLNECSGLQDRDFGYSKGKPCIIVKMNRILGYLPGQGTPINVTCGVKKGSTEGLGQVKFFPDNTFKLHYYPYYGKLRHVNYSSPLVAVQFSGVQYDTQLHVQCKLNGKGIINDSPTDRFLGSVSFTLEVGA; the protein is encoded by the exons ATGGAAGTGGAACAGGAAGGACTGGTAGAACATCAGCCTCTGGAGCAGGATGACCTTAACTTTGAGAAATGGAAGCCCAAGCCAAAGCCCAAGAGGACGCTGCATGAGAAAATCGACGACCTAAAGACTTACCTGTGGAACGCAGAAACTAAGGAGTTTATGGGCCGCTCAGGGAAGAGCTGGA gccTTATTCTTCTCTTCTACTCAGCATTGTACATTTTCCTCGCCGCCATGTTTGCTGGTTGTATGTGCTGCCTGATGTGGTCAATTAGTCCATATTCTCCCACCTACAATGACAGGGTGATGCCACCAG GTATGACAATGTCACCTCATGTAGATGTAGCTCATGGGTTTGACATTGCTTTCAACGCCTCTGACCAAAAATCGTGGAAGAAGTATGCGAAAGCACTGGAAGCCCATTTGAAAC CCTATGATGATAGAGTGCAGGATAGGCGGAACATTCCATGCCAAGAAAATACGTATTTCACACAGGATGGTTTAGAGGAGAGTGCTGAGCGCAAGGCATGTCAGTTTAAGAGGTCCTGGCTAAACGAATGCTCCGGCCTGCAGGACAGAGATTTCGGCTACTCGAAGGGAAAACCCTGCATCATCGTCAAAATGAATCGG ATTCTCGGGTATCTGCCTGGTCAAGGCACTCCAATAAACGTTACATGTGGAGTAAAG AAAGGGTCAACTGAAGGCCTAGGACAAGTCAAGTTCTTTCCAGATAATACCTTCAAATTGCATTACTATCCCTATTATGGGAAACTGAGACAT GTAAACTACTCTTCCCCACTGGTGGCTGTGCAATTTTCTGGAGTCCAGTACGACACCCAACTACACGTTCAATGCAAACTAAACGGCAAAGGCATCATCAACGATTCACCAACCGACCGTTTCCTGGGTAGTGTGTCTTTCACTTTAGAAGTGGGTGCATAG
- the tmem255a gene encoding transmembrane protein 255A isoform X2: protein MPAGLNAQGSGIPISDAMGSFKRRKRKSIIVTVMLLIVSILILVFGLAATTRTQNITVGGYYPGVILGFGSFLGIIGAHLIENKRQMLVASIVFISFGVVAAFCCAIVDGVFAARHIDLRPLYAGRCEYYSSGTAFDLDVHCQTASRVSCNLRVKSNTCYCCDLYNCGKEHPLMGLQNKDVLKKFRKSSMIWNRVELRGGYHEYTEVRSCQDVVHLYHLLWSATILNIVALFLGIITAAVLGGFKDMMPTAAPDSCEPEPLPVPPPPEPPGPTTSNNSFYNTAPCLPPYTAYDFQGASLFPDSSGMSDDSQSGASHMWPNMIPPRYSPPYYQPDEKPPPYSP from the exons ATGCCAGCGGGGCTGAATGCGCAAGGCAGCGGTATACCTATCTCTGATGCGATGG GATCATTTAAGAGGAGGAAAAGAAAGTCCATCATAGTAACAGTGATGCTCCTAATCGTCTCCATACTCATCCTGGTCTTTGGTCTGGCCGCTACCACCAGGACACAAAACATCACTGTTGGTGGCTACTATCCAGGAGTGATC CTCGGCTTCGGGTCCTTTCTGGGAATCATTGGCGCCCATTTGATAGAGAATAAGAGGCAGATG CTGGTGGCCTCCATTGTCTTCATCAGCTTCGGTGTGGTGGCGGCCTTCTGTTGTGCTATAGTGGATGGCGTTTTTGCTGCAAGACATATA gACCTCAGACCTCTATATGCTGGCCGATGTGAATATTACTCCAGTGGGACTGCGTTTGATTTAGAT GTCCACTGTCAAACTGCATCTCGGGTCTCCTGTAACCTGCGTGTGAAGAGCAACACCTGCTACTGCTGTGACCTTTACAACTGTggcaa AGAGCATCCTCTTATGGGACTTCAGAATaaagatgttttgaaaaaatttAGGAAATCCTCCATGATTTGGAA TCGAGTGGAACTACGAGGAGGATACCATGAGTACACAGAGGTGCGGAGCTGCCAGGATGTTGTGCACCTGTACCACCTGTTGTGGTCTGCTACTATCCTCAACATTGTAGCTCTGTTTCTGGGCATCATCACCGCCGCAGTGCTGGGGGGCTTCAAGGACATG atGCCTACAGCAGCACCAGATTCCTGTGAGCCAGAACCTCTCCCTGTTCCTCCACCCCCAGAACCTCCTGGCCCCACCACCTCCAACAACTCTTTTTACAACACTGCCCCCTGCTTACCTCCATACACTGCCTATGACTTTCAG GGTGCCAGCTTGTTTCCTGACTCTTCAGGTATGTCTGATGATTCCCAGTCTGGAGCTAGTCACATGTGGCCAAATATGATCCCACCTCGTTATTCTCCTCCTTATTACCAACCTGATGAGAAGCCCCCGCCATACAGCCCCTAA
- the tmem255a gene encoding transmembrane protein 255A isoform X3, with protein MPAGLNAQGSGIPISDAMGSFKRRKRKSIIVTVMLLIVSILILVFGLAATTRTQNITVGGYYPGVILGFGSFLGIIGAHLIENKRQMLVASIVFISFGVVAAFCCAIVDGVFAARHIDLRPLYAGRCEYYSSGTAFDLDVHCQTASRVSCNLRVKSNTCYCCDLYNCGNRVELRGGYHEYTEVRSCQDVVHLYHLLWSATILNIVALFLGIITAAVLGGFKDMMPTAAPDSCEPEPLPVPPPPEPPGPTTSNNSFYNTAPCLPPYTAYDFQGASLFPDSSGMSDDSQSGASHMWPNMIPPRYSPPYYQPDEKPPPYSP; from the exons ATGCCAGCGGGGCTGAATGCGCAAGGCAGCGGTATACCTATCTCTGATGCGATGG GATCATTTAAGAGGAGGAAAAGAAAGTCCATCATAGTAACAGTGATGCTCCTAATCGTCTCCATACTCATCCTGGTCTTTGGTCTGGCCGCTACCACCAGGACACAAAACATCACTGTTGGTGGCTACTATCCAGGAGTGATC CTCGGCTTCGGGTCCTTTCTGGGAATCATTGGCGCCCATTTGATAGAGAATAAGAGGCAGATG CTGGTGGCCTCCATTGTCTTCATCAGCTTCGGTGTGGTGGCGGCCTTCTGTTGTGCTATAGTGGATGGCGTTTTTGCTGCAAGACATATA gACCTCAGACCTCTATATGCTGGCCGATGTGAATATTACTCCAGTGGGACTGCGTTTGATTTAGAT GTCCACTGTCAAACTGCATCTCGGGTCTCCTGTAACCTGCGTGTGAAGAGCAACACCTGCTACTGCTGTGACCTTTACAACTGTggcaa TCGAGTGGAACTACGAGGAGGATACCATGAGTACACAGAGGTGCGGAGCTGCCAGGATGTTGTGCACCTGTACCACCTGTTGTGGTCTGCTACTATCCTCAACATTGTAGCTCTGTTTCTGGGCATCATCACCGCCGCAGTGCTGGGGGGCTTCAAGGACATG atGCCTACAGCAGCACCAGATTCCTGTGAGCCAGAACCTCTCCCTGTTCCTCCACCCCCAGAACCTCCTGGCCCCACCACCTCCAACAACTCTTTTTACAACACTGCCCCCTGCTTACCTCCATACACTGCCTATGACTTTCAG GGTGCCAGCTTGTTTCCTGACTCTTCAGGTATGTCTGATGATTCCCAGTCTGGAGCTAGTCACATGTGGCCAAATATGATCCCACCTCGTTATTCTCCTCCTTATTACCAACCTGATGAGAAGCCCCCGCCATACAGCCCCTAA
- the atp1b4 gene encoding protein ATP1B4 isoform X1 produces the protein MERDSTAGGAEDLLLEDKVSKLRAGSLHKHELAEAMEVEQEGLVEHQPLEQDDLNFEKWKPKPKPKRTLHEKIDDLKTYLWNAETKEFMGRSGKSWSLILLFYSALYIFLAAMFAGCMCCLMWSISPYSPTYNDRVMPPGMTMSPHVDVAHGFDIAFNASDQKSWKKYAKALEAHLKPYDDRVQDRRNIPCQENTYFTQDGLEESAERKACQFKRSWLNECSGLQDRDFGYSKGKPCIIVKMNRILGYLPGQGTPINVTCGVKKGSTEGLGQVKFFPDNTFKLHYYPYYGKLRHVNYSSPLVAVQFSGVQYDTQLHVQCKLNGKGIINDSPTDRFLGSVSFTLEVGA, from the exons ATGGAGCGCGACTCTACCGCGGGAGGGGCGGAGGACCTGCTCCTGGAGGACAAAGTTTCAAAACTG CGTGCAGGATCACTTCATAAACACGAACTAGCTGAGGCCATGGAAGTGGAACAGGAAGGACTGGTAGAACATCAGCCTCTGGAGCAGGATGACCTTAACTTTGAGAAATGGAAGCCCAAGCCAAAGCCCAAGAGGACGCTGCATGAGAAAATCGACGACCTAAAGACTTACCTGTGGAACGCAGAAACTAAGGAGTTTATGGGCCGCTCAGGGAAGAGCTGGA gccTTATTCTTCTCTTCTACTCAGCATTGTACATTTTCCTCGCCGCCATGTTTGCTGGTTGTATGTGCTGCCTGATGTGGTCAATTAGTCCATATTCTCCCACCTACAATGACAGGGTGATGCCACCAG GTATGACAATGTCACCTCATGTAGATGTAGCTCATGGGTTTGACATTGCTTTCAACGCCTCTGACCAAAAATCGTGGAAGAAGTATGCGAAAGCACTGGAAGCCCATTTGAAAC CCTATGATGATAGAGTGCAGGATAGGCGGAACATTCCATGCCAAGAAAATACGTATTTCACACAGGATGGTTTAGAGGAGAGTGCTGAGCGCAAGGCATGTCAGTTTAAGAGGTCCTGGCTAAACGAATGCTCCGGCCTGCAGGACAGAGATTTCGGCTACTCGAAGGGAAAACCCTGCATCATCGTCAAAATGAATCGG ATTCTCGGGTATCTGCCTGGTCAAGGCACTCCAATAAACGTTACATGTGGAGTAAAG AAAGGGTCAACTGAAGGCCTAGGACAAGTCAAGTTCTTTCCAGATAATACCTTCAAATTGCATTACTATCCCTATTATGGGAAACTGAGACAT GTAAACTACTCTTCCCCACTGGTGGCTGTGCAATTTTCTGGAGTCCAGTACGACACCCAACTACACGTTCAATGCAAACTAAACGGCAAAGGCATCATCAACGATTCACCAACCGACCGTTTCCTGGGTAGTGTGTCTTTCACTTTAGAAGTGGGTGCATAG
- the lamp2 gene encoding lysosome-associated membrane glycoprotein 2 isoform X2, which produces MAVRGCVTLLFILLSGIVHANDQVTSPLLETAEPSTSKLTPVTQTSTASPTTSSGTTHAGVTSEAPGIMLTNATTTHHNTTNSTTQPPTTTHHNTTNSTTQPPTTTHHNTTNSTTQPPTTTHHNTTNSTTEAPTTAHTNATTAAPTTTPTAPPVPNPTVGNYSVNSDNVTVCLLAKMGLQFSFKISGNASVQTVNLDPNVTEASGTCGGGGNDSSLVLKSKEVTVHFVFTNVSDKFRLHALMLSVDLGNGSIFSDSNNNLSLWEASVGSSYMCKKELSYNITDKLAVNTFELQVQPFAVQKNMFSTAHECSMDDTSLLIPIIVGAALAGLIVIVVIAYVIGRRRTYVGYQTL; this is translated from the exons ATGGCTGTCCGCGGTTGTGTGACCCTGCTCTTTATTCTGCTGAGTG GTATTGTGCATGCTAATGATCAGGTGACATCACCGTTACTTGAAACAGCAGAGCCCAGTACAAGCAAACTCACCCCAGTCACGCAGACTTCTACAGCTTCTCCAACCACCTCTTCAGGTACAACTCATGCTGGTGTGACTTCAGAAGCGCCAGGTATCATGCTGACCAATGCGACTACCACACATCACAACACGACTAATTCTACCACACAACCTCCAACTACCACACATCACAACACGACTAATTCTACCACACAACCTCCAACTACCACACATCACAACACGACTAATTCTACCACACAACCTCCAACTaccacacatcacaacacaactAATTCTACCACCGAAGCGCCAACTACCGCACACACTAATGCTACAACTGCTGCTCCGACCACTACTCCGACCGCTCCTCCTGTCCCCAACCCAACTGTTGGAAACTACAGTGTCAATTCTGACAACGTAACAGTCTGTCTGTTGGCAAAGATGGGCCTTCAGTTCAGCTTCAAAATAAGTGGG AATGCCAGCGTTCAGACTGTTAATCTTGACCCGAACGTAACGGAAGCGAGTGGAACCTGCGGAGGTGGTGGAAATGACTCTTCCCTTGTACTGAAGTCCAAGGAAGTCACAGTTCATTTTGTCTTCACAAAC GTTTCAGACAAGTTCCGTCTACATGCTTTGATGCTCTCTGTTGATCTTGGaaatg GGAGCATTTTCAGTGATTCCAATAATAATCTGTCTCTGTGGGAGGCATCTGTTGGGAGCTCATACATGTGCAAAAAAGAGCTGAGTTACAACATCACCGACAAGCTTGCCGTCAATACCTTCGAGCTACAAGTGCAGCCCTTCGCAGTCCAGAAGAACATGTTTAGCACAG CCCATGAATGTTCAATGGATGACACCAGCCTCTTAATCCCAATCATTGTTGGTGCCGCTCTGGCTGGTTTGATTGTCATTGTTGTGATTGCATACGTGATTGGTCGACGAAGGACCTATGTTGGATATCAGACATTGTAA
- the lamp2 gene encoding lysosome-associated membrane glycoprotein 2 isoform X1, producing the protein MAVRGCVTLLFILLSGIVHANDQVTSPLLETAEPSTSKLTPVTQTSTASPTTSSGTTHAGVTSEAPGIMLTNATTTHHNTTNSTTQPPTTTHHNTTNSTTQPPTTTHHNTTNSTTQPPTTTHHNTTNSTTEAPTTAHTNATTAAPTTTPTAPPVPNPTVGNYSVNSDNVTVCLLAKMGLQFSFKISGNASVQTVNLDPNVTEASGTCGGGGNDSSLVLKSKEVTVHFVFTNVSDKFRLHALMLSVDLGNGSIFSDSNNNLSLWEASVGSSYMCKKELSYNITDKLAVNTFELQVQPFAVQKNMFSTAEDCSADEPDNFIVPIAVGVALAVLIIIVLLAYVIGRKRSQTSGYEQFDS; encoded by the exons ATGGCTGTCCGCGGTTGTGTGACCCTGCTCTTTATTCTGCTGAGTG GTATTGTGCATGCTAATGATCAGGTGACATCACCGTTACTTGAAACAGCAGAGCCCAGTACAAGCAAACTCACCCCAGTCACGCAGACTTCTACAGCTTCTCCAACCACCTCTTCAGGTACAACTCATGCTGGTGTGACTTCAGAAGCGCCAGGTATCATGCTGACCAATGCGACTACCACACATCACAACACGACTAATTCTACCACACAACCTCCAACTACCACACATCACAACACGACTAATTCTACCACACAACCTCCAACTACCACACATCACAACACGACTAATTCTACCACACAACCTCCAACTaccacacatcacaacacaactAATTCTACCACCGAAGCGCCAACTACCGCACACACTAATGCTACAACTGCTGCTCCGACCACTACTCCGACCGCTCCTCCTGTCCCCAACCCAACTGTTGGAAACTACAGTGTCAATTCTGACAACGTAACAGTCTGTCTGTTGGCAAAGATGGGCCTTCAGTTCAGCTTCAAAATAAGTGGG AATGCCAGCGTTCAGACTGTTAATCTTGACCCGAACGTAACGGAAGCGAGTGGAACCTGCGGAGGTGGTGGAAATGACTCTTCCCTTGTACTGAAGTCCAAGGAAGTCACAGTTCATTTTGTCTTCACAAAC GTTTCAGACAAGTTCCGTCTACATGCTTTGATGCTCTCTGTTGATCTTGGaaatg GGAGCATTTTCAGTGATTCCAATAATAATCTGTCTCTGTGGGAGGCATCTGTTGGGAGCTCATACATGTGCAAAAAAGAGCTGAGTTACAACATCACCGACAAGCTTGCCGTCAATACCTTCGAGCTACAAGTGCAGCCCTTCGCAGTCCAGAAGAACATGTTTAGCACAG CTGAGGATTGCAGTGCAGATGAGCCTGATAACTTCATTGTCCCTATAGCGGTGGGAGTTGCCCTGGCTGTCCTCATTATTATTGTCTTACTGGCCTATGTGATTGGAAGAAAGAGAAGTCAAACCTCTGGCTATGAGCAATTtgattcataa
- the zbtb33 gene encoding transcriptional regulator Kaiso: MSKLKLISAEDTQYPASLLKSINDERHSGKFCDITIVVQDRKFKAHKCVLSASSTYFRQLLSVAGKVVELNFLKADIFDVILNYIYTSRIYRVRSDRLEDLISAGQVLGVTFIANLGTPLAQVKGLPGLSKESDNNSVNSSEKNETIAEDMPIITETFSLSAEEFNMAGGNAEKEVDSDDDILFVSKTEAPQAQKTKITDVNDTEGGPEAKKQKVTNEEGIASEDSIAQVSKDKLPSEINTSLQNNLEPQPDVVLLSNPETSSSILTSPVKTSSHSEPTTPACVNSLPSDPHSTSLPLDNNEILGVQKKKVLLEHSPDHPGKIRLSDVRPMYSTNNGPIPEINMVPAMSAKKTITLDKASEIDSLSPGCKVYANIGENTYDIVPEKDDAGEGVAPGGKSQMPHGSPSMTNNNSPQRKKKSKLDQEDHYELIMDGKTFYVCIVCKRPYVCLTSLRRHFNTHSWERKYPCHYCNKVFALAEYRTKHEITHTGERRYQCLLCNEMFLNYQILSTHCKQMHNQDPSGRKEKDDSCNNLYRLLPCKTLQFKPYSFVSEESGGIPVINEDGIVQHVNPDKEHFTNQPLPSSQNKALSWDDIFVESEAQNRPMAHVRSGQRPVDQINAETTNEFEFVIPETY; the protein is encoded by the coding sequence ATGTCGAAACTAAAGCTAATATCTGCAGAGGACACTCAGTACCCAGCATCACTGTTGAAGTCCATCAATGATGAGCGACACAGCGGTAAATTCTGTGACATCACCATAGTCGTGCAAGACCGCAAGTTCAAGGCGCACAAATGTGTGCTGTCTGCCTCGAGTACCTATTTCCGACAACTTCTCTCAGTTGCTGGAAAAGTTGTAGAGCTGAACTTCCTCAAGGCAGACATCTTCGATGTGATCTTGAACTACATATACACTTCAAGAATCTACAGGGTTCGATCTGACAGACTTGAGGATCTCATCAGCGCTGGTCAGGTTTTGGGCGTGACGTTTATAGCCAATTTAGGAACGCCACTCGCACAAGTCAAGGGATTACCAGGCCTGTCCAAAGAAAGTGACAACAACAGCGTCAATTCCTCCGAGAAAAACGAGACCATAGCCGAGGATATGCCGATCATTACCGAGACGTTCTCGCTGTCTGCTGAAGAGTTCAACATGGCAGGTGGTAATGCAGAAAAGGAAGTGGACTCGGATGATGATATTCTTTTTGTCTCAAAAACAGAGGCGCCGCAAGCTCAAAAGACCAAGATAACAGATGTCAACGACACCGAAGGAGGACCAGaggctaaaaaacaaaaagttacaAACGAGGAAGGAATTGCCTCTGAAGATTCAATAGCCCAAGTAAGTAAAGACAAGCTTCCTTCTGAAATCAATACATCTCTTCAAAATAACCTTGAGCCCCAACCAGACGTCGTGCTCCTCTCAAACCCAGAAACCAGTAGCAGTATTCTCACTTCACCAGTAAAAACGAGCTCACACAGTGAGCCCACAACCCCAGCTTGTGTGAACAGCCTCCCTTCAGATCCTCACAGCACCTCACTACCTTTAGACAACAACGAAATACTTGGCGTCCAAAAGAAAAAGGTCCTTCTTGAGCACTCGCCCGATCATCCCGGAAAAATCAGACTGTCGGACGTAAGGCCAATGTATAGCACCAATAATGGACCGATACCTGAAATAAACATGGTCCCAGCTATGTCTGCGAAAAAGACGATAACGTTAGACAAAGCCTCGGAAATCGATTCGCTATCGCCGGGTTGTAAAGTATATGCCAATATTGGTGAAAACACCTACGACATCGTTCCAGAAAAAGACGATGCCGGGGAGGGAGTGGCTCCCGGTGGGAAATCGCAAATGCCACACGGTTCTCCCAGCATGACCAATAATAACTCGCctcaaagaaagaaaaaatcaaAGCTGGATCAGGAGGATCACTATGAACTCATCATGGACGGAAAGACCTTTTACGTGTGCATTGTGTGCAAGCGTCCCTACGTGTGCCTGACGAGCCTCAGGCGGCACTTTAACACTCACTCGTGGGAACGAAAGTATCCGTGCCATTACTGCAACAAGGTTTTCGCCCTGGCCGAGTACAGAACCAAACACGAAATCACGCACACAGGCGAAAGACGGTACCAGTGTTTACTGTGCAATGAAATGTTTCTCAATTATCAGATATTGTCCACCCACTGCAAGCAAATGCACAACCAAGATCCTTCGGGAAGGAAAGAGAAAGATGACTCTTGCAACAACTTGTATCGTCTGCTGCCTTGTAAAACGTTGCAGTTCAAACCCTATTCCTTTGTGTCCGAGGAGTCGGGGGGGATTCCGGTGATCAATGAAGATGGGATTGTCCAACATGTAAACCCCGACAAAGAGCACTTTACCAACCAGCCACTTCCATCTAGCCAAAACAAAGCACTGAGCTGGGATGACATCTTTGTAGAATCCGAAGCACAAAACAGGCCGATGGCTCACGTTCGATCAGGACAACGGCCTGTCgaccaaataaatgctgaaacCACGAACGAATTTGAGTTTGTTATACCAGAGACGTACTGA
- the tmem255a gene encoding transmembrane protein 255A isoform X1 → MPAGLNAQGSGIPISDAMGSFKRRKRKSIIVTVMLLIVSILILVFGLAATTRTQNITVGGYYPGVILGFGSFLGIIGAHLIENKRQMLVASIVFISFGVVAAFCCAIVDGVFAARHIDLRPLYAGRCEYYSSGTAFDLDVHCQTASRVSCNLRVKSNTCYCCDLYNCGKYVCVSESHLDTSLLEYFLQTGGSEKQQLCFVLPCLSSGLYLLVWCVLLSLKFSSVRKNVCVYLCFREHPLMGLQNKDVLKKFRKSSMIWNRVELRGGYHEYTEVRSCQDVVHLYHLLWSATILNIVALFLGIITAAVLGGFKDMMPTAAPDSCEPEPLPVPPPPEPPGPTTSNNSFYNTAPCLPPYTAYDFQGASLFPDSSGMSDDSQSGASHMWPNMIPPRYSPPYYQPDEKPPPYSP, encoded by the exons ATGCCAGCGGGGCTGAATGCGCAAGGCAGCGGTATACCTATCTCTGATGCGATGG GATCATTTAAGAGGAGGAAAAGAAAGTCCATCATAGTAACAGTGATGCTCCTAATCGTCTCCATACTCATCCTGGTCTTTGGTCTGGCCGCTACCACCAGGACACAAAACATCACTGTTGGTGGCTACTATCCAGGAGTGATC CTCGGCTTCGGGTCCTTTCTGGGAATCATTGGCGCCCATTTGATAGAGAATAAGAGGCAGATG CTGGTGGCCTCCATTGTCTTCATCAGCTTCGGTGTGGTGGCGGCCTTCTGTTGTGCTATAGTGGATGGCGTTTTTGCTGCAAGACATATA gACCTCAGACCTCTATATGCTGGCCGATGTGAATATTACTCCAGTGGGACTGCGTTTGATTTAGAT GTCCACTGTCAAACTGCATCTCGGGTCTCCTGTAACCTGCGTGTGAAGAGCAACACCTGCTACTGCTGTGACCTTTACAACTGTggcaagtatgtgtgtgtgagcgagtcCCATCTGGATACATCCCTCCTAGAATATTTTCTGCAAACAGGCGGAtctgaaaaacaacaactatgCTTTGTTTTACCTTGCTTAAGTTCTGGTTTATATTTGCTTGTATGGTGTGTGCTTCTATCCCTGAAATTCAGCTCTGTTCGAAAGAacgtttgtgtttatttatgttTCAGAGAGCATCCTCTTATGGGACTTCAGAATaaagatgttttgaaaaaatttAGGAAATCCTCCATGATTTGGAA TCGAGTGGAACTACGAGGAGGATACCATGAGTACACAGAGGTGCGGAGCTGCCAGGATGTTGTGCACCTGTACCACCTGTTGTGGTCTGCTACTATCCTCAACATTGTAGCTCTGTTTCTGGGCATCATCACCGCCGCAGTGCTGGGGGGCTTCAAGGACATG atGCCTACAGCAGCACCAGATTCCTGTGAGCCAGAACCTCTCCCTGTTCCTCCACCCCCAGAACCTCCTGGCCCCACCACCTCCAACAACTCTTTTTACAACACTGCCCCCTGCTTACCTCCATACACTGCCTATGACTTTCAG GGTGCCAGCTTGTTTCCTGACTCTTCAGGTATGTCTGATGATTCCCAGTCTGGAGCTAGTCACATGTGGCCAAATATGATCCCACCTCGTTATTCTCCTCCTTATTACCAACCTGATGAGAAGCCCCCGCCATACAGCCCCTAA